TGACTgctagtcctcccttaggcacAAGCCTACCTGtgtgattttgggtcagtcatttTTCTCAGACCTAAAACAAAGGAACTAACTCAAGGCACTTCCATTCTGCCTATTATGGATTATCTATTTCTAGaaaattttaagaagaggctggtcaGCCACCTCTTGCAAACAGCTTAACTGGTTTTCTTGCATACTGAAAGATGTTGGATTACTTGACCCttgtggtctcttccaactccacAGTTCTGTGATTTTATGAATGATGAATCTAATCAGTGTCACATGTTGAGCTGGGCAACTatagaaattgaaaaataaaagatcCAACATATACAAGAATAACTATCTGATTGGCTTTTATTTGTGCTTGATTGGCTTTTTATTTGTGCTGCCTTAGAAAAGTTGGCCATCCATGTAGCATTACAACTATTCAAAGACCcatttaaaaaatcagatcaCTGTCTGTGTTAGGTAGGGTATCATTTTTTATGAAAAAGAACACATACATAAGAAGTATAGAACTCAAAGCTTCAAACCCCTGTGTGTCATTGGCTTATTTAGCACTTCATCTCAACTGAATGCATGCATTGACTCCATTGAAAAGCAAAGCTTTTATGATAACATCAGATTATGAAAGATGCATCGATGTTTGCTGTATAATGCATCACCAACAATGCAAGCTGTAGTCTTCAGAAAATGAGCAGCTGAATGAGCCATCAAAGACAGaacagaaaaagaagagggagagagggagggagggagagggagagggagagagggagggagggagagggagagggagagagatgttaTTTTAAAAGAGCTTAATTTTTTAGCAGTGTGAATATAGGAATTTTCTGCCTGGTAGAAAAGTCCTCCTTATCGCATAGCAGTGGTGATTCCTTGGAGAGAGTGAGAGCCACACGAATGTGATCTGTATCAATTCTGAAAACTACTAAATGACTACTATGACAGTTTATCACCTAAAGCAGTATTTCATAGCCACagcaacttgaagatatgtgaACCTGACTTCtggtaaagtccacacatcttaaagttgcagaagttgagaaacattggcctgAATGAAGAAGTTAAAATAATGTAGGCAAAAAGGGCCTTATGACCCTCCAGAACCTCtttagactccaccccacaaatcATAGTCTCTGCCGAACTCCTCAGAATGGATAGCCATATTCAGTTTTTAGACAATTCTAGAGTTTTTGAATAGACCAGCCTTTCTCAATTATTTTGCCCTGGTGAAAACCCTTGAAATAATGTTCAGGTCCTAGGGAACCTTgcctaaaaacaacaaaatgtaGGCAAACTCCACAATACAACTCATTTCTAACCTACACAATTCACATTTTACAATGTTTACAAAAACAGCAAATGTGAGTTGCACTGCATGAACATTCATACCACTGTGAATGCTGGCATTAGGTGGCATGCaaagttttctttttcagtcACAATCTCTCATAGAACCCTAACTGAGAAAGGCTAGAACTGGAGCGTGGGGTTAATGTATTCAAAACCCAAATATTATTgttgaaattaaaaaaagcatcagcatccaaatatatatatatatatgaatacttATGGCTGCTCAGCAGGCTAATTGAGGTGAAAAGAGAAATCTAAACTAAGATGGAAGAAGGGAAGAGGGATCATCTAAGAGATATGGCCAGTGGGGAATCAATATTTGTTATCCAGGAACTATCTTACCATGACATTTTGGTGATCAAATTTCTTCCCATATAGAAGACTTGGGAAGTCTAACTAAGAATATAAAATGGCTTTAACAAGGATTGCCTTCTGGGTCCAAATTTAACCACACAGTTTGGGCAGCACTACCATCACCTCCTGATGTTCTTGAATATAACTCCCATCTTCTGGTTGAATAGAACAGACAATAGCTCATACATATTACATTtgtgtattttttgtttgtttgttccacAGCTACAAGCAAAACAGCTACAATAATCTCAATGATCAAAGGGCTAATCATGTTGTTGTTCTTAAACACAACCCAAGCTTGGATCTGCATGCTTTGTCCTTGCAAGACTCTTGATTCCTGGGGTTGGGCAGCAAACTGCAATTTGATGGAACTCCAGGAGATGCCCCTCCTGAATTCGAGCATCAAAATTCTTCATCTGCAAAACAACAATTTGACCACTGTTCCTCTTGGTGCTTTGGACAGCTTGACCAACTTGGAGGAAATTAATTTTTCCAACAACCCTTGGCACTGTGACTGCTCTATTTTATATCTCAAGGAGTGGCTGGCAGACTTCAATAAAAGTTCTCTTGCAAAGGCTACCTGTAAAACTCCAGCTTCTCTAAATATGAAAGCCTTGAGCCAGCTGAAAGGGAATGAACTGGAGGGATGTAGGAAACCCCTGCCAATCAGTTGCCGTGATTTTTTTTTGAGGGACTTTGGTCTAATTATTTTGGCAATCGTTGTCTTAATTTTAGCAGCATGTGTTTTGCAACGTTCAAAACGGTTAGTTTTCCAAGCCAGCAGAAAGCAGCATTCTTCTGAAGTCCCACTGCTACGGTTCCATGACCTGGAAAATCAGAAGTCCAAATGAAATGCTGCCGTGGGCAATAAAATGTTGTAAGAATAAAACCACCTATGTAATATTGTATTTTTGTGAACTGAAAGTATCTATACTCACAATTAAAGGCCTCTTTTGGTGAAGATATCACACTTTCTCAAGCACA
This genomic window from Ahaetulla prasina isolate Xishuangbanna chromosome 2, ASM2864084v1, whole genome shotgun sequence contains:
- the LOC131193276 gene encoding platelet glycoprotein IX-like, encoding MIKGLIMLLFLNTTQAWICMLCPCKTLDSWGWAANCNLMELQEMPLLNSSIKILHLQNNNLTTVPLGALDSLTNLEEINFSNNPWHCDCSILYLKEWLADFNKSSLAKATCKTPASLNMKALSQLKGNELEGCRKPLPISCRDFFLRDFGLIILAIVVLILAACVLQRSKRLVFQASRKQHSSEVPLLRFHDLENQKSK